A window of the Aquimarina spinulae genome harbors these coding sequences:
- a CDS encoding sensor histidine kinase has product MLRSKIYIFIFVAAFHFYVFSQQRETVLKLIDQVENATNTNEKLYLLDSLSSVLYEKRNSDFEFYKQNYPKYTLQYIDLAKQLDSFDLAAFKTSRLTFHYLQVIGKPDSALVIVNNCIKDSLKIKNKINLGHLYIKRAGANYQIDNLEKAIVDYTNAEKIYHQTKDSIFEADAIYFNGQTYERLGKLSKAILKFQAANRLYIKMKDTAYIAYSGLAVSGIFSQLYLLEKSFEERQKIRALLNSQKNKDFQALSELSVNDARDFVKKKEYKKEGEAYLTALALMRKEKGRHTNMFRLRAYVSEFYSKQGKPDIAKKYLDTLELSTDLINSPYDRIFYLKALGRYKVAKGEYKEAIPVFEEEIEIFKNSNDIRGQVHLEKELYEANKNLNKLPEALMHLDRYQLLKDSIYNLTRSNSVIYYQTLYEAEKRDSKIAIQKANIQMLEAKDKAKKNLLIFGGIGLTLLFLLIYLYRNRIFLIRNKKLQQSFLQELLQTQERVGKRISKDLHDSVGQSLLLIKNRILQNKDTKTATVVDGVIDEVRAISRSLHPFKLEELGLTVTLQSSVEMIDENYDIFISAEIDNIDQVFDQEKEVNIYRLVQESFNNIIKHSKARSAEIKVINKENNVEIIIKDNGKGFDVSKEKISISKIGLKTLNERSKFLKATFDILSEIDSGTTLIFNIPKHA; this is encoded by the coding sequence ATGTTAAGAAGCAAAATATACATATTTATTTTTGTTGCTGCATTTCATTTTTATGTTTTTTCGCAGCAGAGAGAGACTGTTTTAAAACTAATAGACCAAGTAGAAAATGCAACAAATACAAATGAAAAGCTTTATTTATTAGATTCGCTATCGAGTGTATTATATGAAAAAAGGAATTCGGATTTTGAATTTTATAAACAAAACTATCCGAAATATACACTACAATATATTGATTTGGCTAAGCAACTGGATAGCTTTGATCTGGCAGCTTTTAAAACTTCACGACTAACATTTCATTATCTTCAGGTAATTGGTAAACCAGATTCTGCATTGGTTATTGTAAATAATTGTATTAAGGATAGTCTCAAAATTAAAAATAAAATTAACCTGGGACATCTCTATATTAAAAGGGCGGGAGCGAATTATCAAATTGATAACTTAGAAAAAGCAATTGTAGATTATACTAATGCAGAGAAAATATATCATCAGACCAAAGATTCTATTTTTGAAGCTGATGCAATTTATTTTAATGGCCAAACATATGAGCGATTAGGTAAGCTTTCTAAAGCAATTTTAAAATTTCAGGCAGCTAATCGATTATATATCAAAATGAAAGATACTGCTTATATAGCGTATAGTGGGTTGGCAGTATCTGGAATTTTTAGCCAACTTTATCTTTTGGAGAAATCTTTTGAAGAAAGGCAGAAAATTAGAGCATTATTAAATAGTCAAAAGAATAAGGATTTTCAAGCTTTATCTGAGTTAAGTGTAAATGATGCTCGTGATTTTGTAAAGAAAAAAGAATATAAAAAAGAAGGAGAAGCTTATCTAACTGCCCTTGCATTGATGAGAAAAGAGAAAGGTCGCCATACCAATATGTTTAGGTTAAGGGCATATGTTTCAGAGTTTTACTCTAAACAAGGTAAGCCAGATATTGCTAAAAAGTATTTAGACACCCTCGAACTTTCTACTGATTTAATAAATAGCCCTTATGATAGAATATTTTATTTAAAAGCATTAGGTAGATATAAAGTTGCAAAGGGAGAATATAAAGAGGCGATTCCTGTTTTTGAAGAAGAGATTGAAATTTTTAAGAATTCGAATGATATTCGGGGACAGGTACATTTGGAAAAAGAACTCTATGAAGCAAATAAAAACCTGAATAAACTACCAGAAGCTCTAATGCATTTAGATAGATATCAATTATTGAAAGATTCTATCTATAATTTAACCCGATCTAATAGTGTTATCTATTATCAGACATTATATGAGGCAGAAAAAAGAGATAGTAAAATTGCAATTCAGAAAGCTAATATCCAGATGCTCGAAGCAAAAGATAAAGCAAAGAAAAACCTGTTAATATTTGGGGGCATAGGTTTAACTCTTTTGTTTTTATTGATCTATTTGTATAGAAATAGAATATTTCTGATTCGAAATAAAAAACTACAACAATCATTTTTACAAGAACTTTTGCAAACTCAGGAACGTGTTGGTAAGCGTATCTCTAAAGATCTTCATGATAGTGTTGGTCAAAGTTTGTTACTCATTAAAAACAGGATTCTACAGAACAAAGATACCAAGACAGCTACTGTGGTAGATGGTGTAATAGATGAGGTGAGAGCCATCTCAAGAAGTTTACATCCATTTAAATTAGAAGAACTAGGTCTTACAGTAACTTTACAAAGTAGTGTAGAGATGATCGACGAAAATTATGATATTTTTATTTCGGCAGAAATAGATAATATCGACCAGGTGTTTGATCAGGAGAAAGAAGTTAATATCTATAGATTGGTACAGGAAAGTTTTAATAATATTATTAAACATTCTAAAGCGAGATCTGCCGAAATTAAGGTGATTAATAAGGAAAATAATGTAGAAATAATTATTAAAGATAATGGTAAGGGGTTTGATGTTTCTAAAGAAAAAATATCGATCTCTAAAATAGGTCTTAAAACATTAAATGAGCGTTCAAAATTTTTGAAAGCTACTTTCGATATACTGTCTGAAATTGATAGTGGGACTACATTGATATTTAATATTCCGAAACATGCTTAA
- a CDS encoding PAS domain-containing protein — translation MKALKRPEPINVEIVLDPKETIMSKTDPKGIIEYANDYFMEICGYEEQELIGQPHNVIRHPDMPKIIFKWLWEHLLAKKNIHALVKNLAKDGRYYWVITDFDVKLDDEGQIISFFARRKAPPREAIEKIDKLYKKLLAIEQASGVETTEKYLVGFLEEKGMTYHEFIEEVCLSEETKPYDPKELQYHKRRTVFSRMFR, via the coding sequence ATGAAAGCACTAAAACGCCCCGAACCTATTAATGTAGAGATTGTCTTAGATCCTAAAGAAACAATTATGAGTAAGACTGATCCTAAAGGAATAATAGAATATGCGAATGATTATTTCATGGAAATTTGCGGATATGAAGAGCAAGAATTAATAGGTCAACCTCATAATGTGATTCGTCATCCAGATATGCCCAAAATTATTTTTAAGTGGTTATGGGAACACTTGCTGGCAAAGAAAAATATACATGCTTTGGTTAAGAATCTGGCAAAAGACGGTAGATATTACTGGGTGATTACAGATTTTGATGTAAAACTTGATGATGAAGGACAAATTATTTCTTTTTTTGCACGAAGAAAAGCTCCGCCTAGAGAAGCAATTGAAAAAATAGATAAACTGTATAAAAAACTACTAGCAATAGAACAGGCTAGCGGAGTCGAAACAACAGAAAAATATCTCGTTGGATTTCTTGAAGAGAAAGGGATGACCTATCATGAGTTTATTGAAGAGGTTTGCTTGTCTGAAGAGACCAAGCCTTATGATCCAAAAGAATTACAATATCATAAACGAAGAACAGTATTTTCAAGAATGTTTAGGTAA
- a CDS encoding TonB-dependent receptor domain-containing protein: MKTINQKVILLFFSFWCLFLTAQPSNEAVVGTIQGKVIDKNLQQPIPYATVAIHDGADKIISGGISTDSGDFSISDIPKGNYTLKVQFIGYKTYSQPIEISKKNKDINVGTISLEEEAESLDDVTIVAERTTIEQKIDRKVINVGKDLTTTGGTASEIMNNIPSVNVDQDGNIALRGNQNVRILIDGKPTNIDAAQLLKQIPSTSIKKIELITNPSAKYNPEGMSGIINIVLHKNSNIGFNGNINLGLNFEKNARFNSSIDLNYRTGKVNFYGNYGNNITKRQNAGGVFRQDQNYQTDFKFLDNNKSHLFKIGLDYFIDDHNTVSIYTNQNLFDGLTDGTTDITFFNNDQNDLSQKLLSDSDNQGSTYNFDYKHDFKKEGHNIELEVDYNVFESDSDDRFNFVGGDGSFTNYNDLINNERTNTTINLDYVNPLSEKTKLELGYETRLRRTDNDYRSTLFANSKYNYDRNIHSFYGTYGQNFEKWSYQLGARLESYEVEAVFDGEKIFEDDIFTVYPSGFISYTPGEKNSYQLSYSRRIDRPGLNQVNPIREWSTPRIVSIGNPELNPQFTNSIEANYTRKLGKGSITGGVFYRIINDEISQALIENPDVEEGQILTFKNFDNNSSYGVEVSSNYRATKWWSFNASFDLYSQTQKGVVDNINREVDAVVYNFRLNNSFKATKNLTFQVFGFYRGEQEGILFKTKPFYFVNTGARYNFLKGKGTASINFNDIFNTMRFRFSANNPYPQNGQFQGETQTVFLGLSYRFGSGKNRKVSRKRRDNNEKSGGGIL, encoded by the coding sequence ATGAAAACAATCAATCAAAAAGTAATTTTATTATTTTTCTCATTTTGGTGTCTATTCCTAACAGCACAACCAAGTAATGAAGCTGTAGTAGGTACTATACAAGGAAAAGTAATAGACAAAAACCTACAGCAACCCATACCCTATGCTACCGTAGCAATTCATGATGGAGCAGATAAAATTATAAGTGGAGGTATTAGTACCGATAGTGGAGACTTCTCAATTTCTGATATACCAAAAGGAAATTATACGTTAAAAGTACAATTTATAGGATACAAAACGTATTCTCAACCTATTGAGATTTCTAAAAAAAATAAGGATATCAATGTTGGTACCATATCATTAGAAGAAGAAGCCGAATCTCTAGACGATGTAACTATAGTTGCCGAACGAACAACAATAGAACAAAAAATTGACCGTAAAGTTATCAATGTAGGAAAAGACCTTACCACAACCGGGGGTACTGCTTCAGAAATCATGAATAATATTCCATCGGTTAATGTAGACCAGGACGGTAACATCGCATTACGCGGAAATCAAAATGTACGTATCCTGATAGATGGTAAACCTACTAATATTGATGCTGCACAATTATTAAAACAAATCCCTTCTACTTCTATTAAGAAAATAGAATTGATTACTAATCCTTCTGCCAAGTATAATCCCGAAGGAATGAGTGGTATCATTAATATCGTACTACATAAGAATAGTAATATAGGTTTTAATGGTAATATTAATCTAGGGCTTAACTTTGAAAAAAATGCTCGTTTTAATAGTTCTATAGATCTAAATTACAGAACAGGAAAAGTTAACTTTTATGGTAATTATGGTAATAACATCACTAAACGACAAAATGCAGGAGGTGTGTTTAGACAAGATCAAAATTACCAAACAGATTTTAAATTCTTAGATAATAACAAGTCCCACCTATTTAAAATAGGCTTAGATTATTTTATTGATGATCATAATACTGTCTCGATATATACCAATCAAAATTTGTTTGACGGACTTACAGACGGAACTACAGATATCACCTTTTTTAATAACGACCAGAATGATTTATCACAAAAACTATTAAGTGATAGTGATAACCAAGGTTCTACATATAACTTCGATTACAAACATGATTTTAAAAAAGAAGGACACAATATAGAGCTAGAAGTTGATTATAATGTTTTTGAAAGTGATAGTGATGATCGTTTTAACTTTGTTGGAGGAGATGGATCGTTCACAAATTATAATGACCTTATTAATAATGAGCGAACAAACACCACAATAAACCTCGATTATGTAAACCCATTATCAGAAAAGACCAAATTAGAATTAGGATATGAAACTCGTTTAAGAAGAACGGATAATGACTATCGTTCTACACTTTTCGCGAATTCAAAATATAATTATGACCGAAACATACATTCTTTTTATGGTACATATGGTCAAAATTTTGAAAAATGGTCATATCAGTTAGGAGCACGTCTCGAAAGCTATGAAGTTGAAGCTGTTTTTGATGGAGAAAAAATATTTGAAGATGATATTTTTACCGTATACCCTTCTGGTTTTATCAGCTATACTCCGGGAGAGAAAAACAGTTACCAATTAAGTTATAGCCGACGAATTGATCGACCTGGGTTAAATCAGGTAAATCCTATACGTGAATGGAGTACACCAAGAATAGTTTCTATCGGAAACCCAGAATTGAATCCACAGTTTACGAACTCTATAGAAGCGAACTACACCCGAAAATTAGGAAAAGGATCGATAACGGGAGGAGTATTTTACAGAATCATTAATGATGAAATAAGTCAGGCTCTTATAGAAAACCCAGATGTTGAAGAAGGTCAGATATTAACATTCAAAAATTTTGATAATAATTCTTCTTATGGTGTCGAAGTATCTAGTAACTATAGAGCTACAAAATGGTGGAGTTTTAATGCTAGTTTTGACCTGTATTCACAGACACAAAAAGGAGTGGTAGATAATATCAATAGAGAAGTAGATGCAGTAGTATATAATTTTAGACTTAACAATAGTTTTAAAGCGACAAAAAACTTGACTTTTCAGGTATTTGGATTTTACAGAGGAGAGCAGGAAGGTATATTATTTAAAACCAAACCATTTTATTTTGTAAATACAGGAGCTCGTTATAATTTCTTAAAAGGTAAAGGTACAGCCAGTATTAACTTTAACGATATTTTTAACACAATGCGTTTCAGGTTTTCTGCAAACAACCCATATCCACAAAATGGACAGTTTCAAGGTGAAACACAAACTGTTTTCCTAGGACTATCTTATCGATTCGGTAGTGGAAAAAACAGAAAAGTTTCAAGAAAACGAAGAGATAATAATGAAAAATCTGGCGGAGGAATACTATAA
- a CDS encoding response regulator, which translates to MLKPNILIADDHPLLLRGLEEFLKERKYNIINTHSDGLSAYNAIIKDKPDIAILDIEMPNLTGVDIAKNCKRHQIDTKIILITLHKEKKFFEDAVKYNIHGYLLKEFALTEIEACIASVSRGEPYFSEKIYKRFTNVSECNSDIEKLTPSEVKILKRIAEEMTSTEIADLLSISVRTVEKHRANIIRKLTLEQKPNALLIWSQKNKQLLL; encoded by the coding sequence ATGCTTAAACCTAATATACTTATTGCAGATGATCACCCTCTATTATTAAGAGGGCTAGAGGAATTTTTAAAAGAACGGAAATATAACATCATAAATACACATTCTGATGGACTTTCTGCATATAATGCAATCATAAAAGACAAGCCAGATATTGCTATTTTGGATATCGAAATGCCTAATCTTACAGGTGTAGATATCGCTAAAAATTGTAAGCGACATCAGATAGATACCAAAATCATTTTAATAACTCTTCATAAAGAAAAGAAGTTTTTTGAAGATGCAGTAAAATATAATATTCATGGATATTTATTAAAAGAATTTGCTTTAACAGAGATTGAAGCTTGTATAGCAAGTGTAAGTAGAGGAGAACCTTATTTTAGTGAAAAAATATACAAACGTTTCACAAATGTTTCAGAGTGTAATTCGGATATAGAAAAACTAACTCCTTCCGAAGTTAAAATCCTAAAACGTATAGCAGAAGAGATGACAAGTACAGAAATTGCAGATCTTTTGAGTATTTCTGTGAGAACTGTAGAAAAACACAGAGCAAACATAATTCGAAAACTTACCCTTGAGCAAAAGCCAAATGCTTTGTTGATCTGGTCTCAGAAAAATAAACAATTACTACTCTAA
- a CDS encoding 3-oxoacyl-ACP synthase III family protein, which yields MYTSKISGLGSYVPENVVTNNDLSKVMDTNDEWIQERTGIKERRHIKKGDGNSTSIMGVKAAKIALERAKLTTDDIELIIFATLSPDMYFPGGGVRVQEMMNMRTIPALDVRNQCSGFVYAISVADQFIKTGMYKNVLVIGSENHSGGLDMTTRGRGVSVIFGDGAGAAVLTRSEEEGRGILSTHLHSEGAHAKELSLEGPSTEHWVPEIISENPQENIPYYPYMNGQFVFKNAVVRFSEVINEGLQANNLSATDISMLIPHQANLRISQFVQRQFKLSDDQVYNNIQKYGNTTAASIPIALTEAWEQGKIKEGDLVVLAAFGSGFTWGSAIIRW from the coding sequence ATGTATACTTCAAAAATATCTGGTTTAGGGTCTTATGTCCCTGAAAATGTCGTAACCAATAATGATCTATCTAAGGTGATGGATACAAATGATGAATGGATTCAGGAACGTACCGGTATAAAAGAAAGACGTCATATCAAAAAGGGAGATGGTAATAGTACTTCTATTATGGGAGTCAAAGCGGCAAAAATAGCTTTAGAAAGAGCTAAACTTACTACAGATGATATAGAACTTATCATTTTTGCAACTCTTAGTCCTGATATGTATTTTCCTGGAGGAGGAGTTAGAGTTCAGGAAATGATGAACATGAGAACTATCCCGGCATTGGATGTTCGTAATCAATGTAGTGGATTTGTATATGCGATATCGGTAGCAGATCAATTTATCAAAACCGGTATGTATAAAAATGTATTGGTCATAGGAAGTGAAAACCATAGCGGTGGTTTGGATATGACAACTCGAGGAAGAGGGGTTTCGGTAATTTTTGGTGATGGAGCAGGAGCAGCGGTATTAACAAGAAGTGAAGAAGAGGGTAGAGGGATTTTGTCTACACATTTGCATAGTGAAGGGGCCCATGCCAAAGAACTATCTCTAGAAGGTCCTAGTACAGAACATTGGGTGCCAGAAATTATTTCAGAGAATCCTCAAGAAAATATTCCTTACTATCCATATATGAATGGTCAATTTGTATTCAAAAATGCAGTAGTACGTTTTTCTGAAGTAATTAATGAAGGATTACAGGCCAATAATTTATCTGCCACAGATATTAGTATGTTAATACCACATCAGGCAAACCTGAGAATTTCTCAATTTGTACAACGACAATTTAAATTATCTGATGATCAAGTTTATAATAATATTCAGAAATATGGTAATACCACGGCTGCATCTATTCCTATTGCATTGACAGAAGCTTGGGAGCAAGGTAAAATTAAAGAAGGAGATTTAGTAGTCTTAGCGGCCTTTGGAAGCGGGTTTACCTGGGGTAGTGCTATTATTAGATGGTAA
- a CDS encoding ABC transporter ATP-binding protein: MGNVIEIRGIIRNFQLGQETVYVLKGIDLDIARGEYLAIMGPSGSGKSTLMNLLGCLDTPTGGTYNLNGNDVSKMTDNELADIRNREIGFVFQTFNLLPRTTALDNVALPMVYAGASKKDRTVRAEEVLTDVGLSDRMDHKPNQLSGGQRQRVAVGRALVNKPSIILADEPTGNLDSKTSLEIMQLFDEIHAAGNTVILVTHEEEVAAHAHRVIRLRDGMVESDVRNK, from the coding sequence ATGGGAAATGTTATTGAAATTAGAGGAATTATCAGAAATTTTCAATTAGGTCAGGAAACAGTATATGTACTTAAAGGTATTGATCTTGATATTGCTCGTGGAGAATACCTGGCAATAATGGGTCCTTCTGGTTCTGGTAAATCTACTCTAATGAATCTACTGGGATGTCTTGACACACCAACTGGTGGGACGTATAACCTAAACGGAAATGATGTTAGTAAAATGACCGATAATGAATTAGCTGATATTCGAAATCGCGAAATTGGTTTTGTTTTTCAGACTTTTAATTTATTGCCCAGAACTACTGCATTAGATAACGTTGCCTTACCTATGGTCTATGCCGGTGCTTCTAAAAAAGACAGAACCGTTAGAGCAGAAGAAGTACTTACCGATGTTGGTTTATCTGATCGTATGGATCACAAACCTAATCAACTTTCGGGAGGGCAGCGACAACGTGTAGCAGTTGGTCGTGCCTTGGTAAATAAACCTTCAATAATATTGGCCGATGAGCCTACAGGAAATCTGGATTCTAAAACCTCATTAGAAATTATGCAGCTTTTTGATGAAATTCATGCTGCAGGAAATACGGTTATTCTGGTTACACACGAAGAAGAAGTTGCTGCACATGCACATCGTGTTATACGCCTTCGTGATGGGATGGTCGAAAGCGATGTAAGAAACAAATAG
- a CDS encoding CoA-binding protein gives MDKKTLVLGASLKADRYSNFAIHKLVTHGHEVAAVGLKKGEVAGIKIETDINDVDNIDTITLYLNPLRQQPYYDDIIQLNPRRVIFNPGTENPDFYQKLKIANIEVEIACTLVLLSTNQY, from the coding sequence ATGGATAAAAAAACATTAGTACTGGGAGCGTCCTTAAAAGCAGATAGATATTCAAACTTTGCTATTCATAAACTGGTAACTCATGGTCATGAGGTCGCTGCTGTTGGATTAAAAAAGGGAGAAGTTGCTGGTATAAAAATTGAAACTGATATAAATGATGTAGATAATATAGATACAATTACTCTATATTTAAATCCTCTTAGGCAACAGCCTTATTATGATGATATCATACAGCTAAATCCCAGAAGAGTAATTTTTAATCCCGGAACAGAAAACCCAGATTTTTATCAAAAACTTAAAATAGCAAATATTGAAGTAGAGATAGCTTGCACACTAGTATTACTTTCTACGAATCAGTATTAA
- a CDS encoding T9SS type A sorting domain-containing protein, which translates to MNRNLFDFVNRKEIKSMQDIITEINGSRDSSFSVYPNPLKGEIYIDCKTEMPNASCEVFDLNGHLIIGNKNLSIKNTISFTSFPSGMYTIKVRDDNKVVIKKFLKL; encoded by the coding sequence TTGAATAGAAATCTTTTTGATTTTGTCAATAGAAAAGAAATAAAGTCGATGCAGGATATTATTACTGAAATAAATGGTTCTAGGGATAGTTCTTTTTCGGTTTATCCAAACCCTTTAAAAGGCGAGATTTATATTGATTGCAAAACCGAAATGCCTAATGCCAGCTGCGAAGTTTTTGACCTAAATGGACATTTAATTATAGGGAATAAAAATTTGTCGATTAAAAATACAATTTCATTTACTTCTTTTCCATCAGGAATGTATACCATTAAGGTGCGTGATGATAATAAGGTAGTGATAAAGAAATTTCTAAAACTCTAG
- a CDS encoding sodium:solute symporter translates to MQPLHILLLIAAYFGILLLISYFTGKNSGNDAFFKANRQSPWYIVAFGMIGASLSGVTFISVPGWIEASQFSYMQVVLGYILGYAVIGTVLLPLYYKLNLTSIYTYLDERFGNYSYKTGASFFLLSRVVGASFRLFLVANVLQSILFDALGVPFWVTVIITILLIWLYTFKSGIKTIVWTDTLQTLFMLIAVGVAIYYVSDDLGIQGSNLLGYVLESDLSRMFFFDDFKSANYFWKQFLSGAFIAIVMTGLDQDMMQKNLTCRSLKDAQKNMFWFTIVLTIVNFIFLGLGLLLTQYASQNGIDAHKDQLFPVIATQSGLGFGIAIFFVLGLIAAAYSSADSALTSLTTSFSIDILDIEKKYSPADQVKTRKKIHILFSFILVLVIIAFKYLIKDESVIAKLFVFAGYTYGPLLGLYAFGLFTKLKVKDNLVPIVAILSPILSYIISENSDLWFGFKFGFFILILNGFLTFLGLILIRRK, encoded by the coding sequence ATGCAACCATTACATATCCTACTCCTTATTGCGGCTTATTTTGGAATTCTTCTTCTCATCTCTTATTTCACAGGTAAAAACTCAGGAAATGATGCTTTTTTTAAAGCGAATCGACAATCCCCATGGTATATTGTAGCTTTTGGGATGATTGGCGCTTCATTAAGCGGTGTAACCTTTATCTCTGTACCAGGGTGGATTGAAGCTTCACAGTTTAGCTATATGCAAGTAGTATTAGGGTATATCTTGGGATATGCTGTTATTGGTACTGTACTACTTCCTCTTTATTATAAACTTAATTTAACTTCAATTTACACCTATCTGGATGAACGTTTTGGTAATTACTCATACAAAACCGGTGCTTCATTTTTTTTACTATCACGAGTAGTTGGAGCGAGTTTTAGATTGTTTTTGGTGGCAAATGTTTTACAATCTATTCTTTTTGATGCTTTGGGAGTTCCTTTTTGGGTTACCGTTATCATAACCATATTATTAATCTGGCTATATACTTTTAAATCAGGAATTAAAACTATTGTATGGACCGATACACTACAAACACTGTTCATGCTAATTGCAGTAGGTGTAGCGATATATTATGTATCAGATGATTTAGGGATTCAGGGATCAAACTTATTGGGTTATGTATTAGAAAGTGATCTTTCGAGGATGTTCTTTTTTGATGATTTTAAAAGTGCGAACTATTTTTGGAAACAATTTTTATCAGGTGCGTTTATTGCAATTGTCATGACGGGGCTAGATCAGGATATGATGCAAAAAAATCTCACCTGCCGAAGCCTAAAAGATGCGCAAAAAAATATGTTTTGGTTTACTATTGTGTTAACTATTGTAAACTTTATTTTTTTAGGTCTTGGGTTACTACTTACTCAATATGCATCACAAAATGGGATTGATGCTCATAAAGATCAGCTTTTTCCTGTAATTGCTACACAAAGCGGATTAGGTTTTGGTATCGCTATCTTTTTTGTACTTGGTCTTATTGCTGCAGCATATAGTAGTGCCGATAGTGCGTTGACCTCATTAACCACTTCATTTAGTATCGATATACTCGACATAGAAAAAAAATACAGTCCAGCAGATCAGGTCAAGACCCGAAAAAAGATCCATATTCTATTTTCTTTCATACTAGTATTGGTTATTATCGCTTTTAAGTACTTAATAAAAGACGAAAGTGTAATTGCAAAACTATTTGTATTTGCAGGGTATACATATGGCCCTTTATTAGGTTTATATGCATTTGGGCTATTTACAAAACTAAAAGTAAAAGATAACTTAGTGCCAATTGTTGCAATCTTATCCCCAATTTTATCTTATATCATTAGCGAGAATAGTGATTTATGGTTTGGTTTTAAATTTGGTTTCTTTATCTTAATTCTTAATGGGTTTTTAACCTTTTTAGGATTAATACTGATTCGTAGAAAGTAA